The nucleotide sequence GCCCTTGTCTTCGCTGATTCGCCAGGCTCGTGCGACAGGCAGTGGCGTTCCGCCCAACATCGCCGTAGCCATCATCGCCGGCGTGCTTCGGGGGCTGCACGCCGCGCACGAAGCGGTCGACGAACAAGGCCATCCGCTCGCCTTGGTGCATCGCGACGTGTCTCCCCAGAACGTGATCGTGGGAGTGGATGGCATCGCCAGAGTGCTCGACTTCGGAATCGCCAAGGCGGCGGCGCAGGGCAACGCCACGCGGGGACAGCTGAAGGGCAAGCCGGGATACATGGCTCCAGAGCAAGTGCAGGGAACCGACGTCGATGCGCGAACGGACGTGTTCGCTGCCGCCGTCGTGGCCTGGGAACTACTCACACGCCAACGCCTCTTTGCGGGCAGCAACGACGTAGCCGTCGCTCGCAAGATCCTGGACAAACGGATTGACGCACCCAGCCGCGTCGAGCCAGCGGTGCCCAAGCAGCTGGACGCGGTCGTCGTGCGGGGACTGGAGCGCGAGCCGTCGTTGCGTTGGGCCACGGCGCTGGAGTTTGCCGAAGCCTTGGAGCAAGCGTCGACGCCTGCGTCGTCGAGCGAAGTGGCGCGCTGGGTTTCCGCCTCGTGCGCCGACGAGATCGCGAGTCTCGTTGCTGCTCAGGCACGCGCCGAGCAAGAAGCGCACGCCGCGGCGAGCGCGCTGACGCCGAGGGAGAACTCCACCACCAATCGTCGCGGATGGGGGCTGGCTCTCGGGCTCGCGGCGCTGCTCGCCGCGATGGTGCTCGTGGTGCGTACGCGGCAGCACGACGACGGCGCCCCGGCGGGCGCGTCGAGTCTCGCGCCTTCGGCATCGGGTCTGCCGGTCGCGGTCGCGCCTCCCGCATTGCCCTCGG is from Polyangiaceae bacterium and encodes:
- a CDS encoding serine/threonine-protein kinase, encoding MPSPEPLGRYTFFDEIAAGGMATVYVARQQGEAGFGRVVAAKRLHPALAKDPDAAEAFAREARHVSRIKHANVVPVLDVVRDRGELVMVLELVVGAPLSSLIRQARATGSGVPPNIAVAIIAGVLRGLHAAHEAVDEQGHPLALVHRDVSPQNVIVGVDGIARVLDFGIAKAAAQGNATRGQLKGKPGYMAPEQVQGTDVDARTDVFAAAVVAWELLTRQRLFAGSNDVAVARKILDKRIDAPSRVEPAVPKQLDAVVVRGLEREPSLRWATALEFAEALEQASTPASSSEVARWVSASCADEIASLVAAQARAEQEAHAAASALTPRENSTTNRRGWGLALGLAALLAAMVLVVRTRQHDDGAPAGASSLAPSASGLPVAVAPPALPSALPPPSAPASASAGPPPKATARGPRPVAPATSASAPARKVECDPPYVVDSEGFHRMKPACL